In a genomic window of Nodosilinea sp. E11:
- the ptsG gene encoding glucose-specific PTS transporter subunit IIBC — MNIKATWDKAFGLLQKMGKSLMLPVSVLPVAGLLLGLGSARLIELQQLEQGLLADSKFWWLPEWLATIMKNSGDAIFASLPLIFAIAVAIGYTGNDGVSALAATVGLMVFLATLGTVALGLGLDTKVVLGIPTLDTGVFGGLIMGCVAAYLFNKFFRISLPRYLGFFAGKRFVPIITAFAAILTGLVMSVIWPPIQLGIDSFANAAATGDNVSLTVAIYGFIERLLIPFGLHHVWNVPFFFQIGSFNDPITGEVVRGDIARFFAGDPTAGILGGAYWFKMFGLPAAAIAIWHSAKPKNRKQVGGLMISGALTSFLTGITEPIEFSFLFVAPQLFAIHAVLAGFADWLFVTLGGRMGFTFSHGLIDFVLFNSLGTRVWLIPALAPAFVALYYFIFRFAIHRFNLLTPGREDSEVDDQATVALTGDKAAMAKALVLAFGGRSNIKNLDACITRLRITVDDMAKVNVPRLKALGASGVLQMGQNAQAIFGPQSDNLKTDMADYLKTAGPEADAVEVPTESLEDEAAPDLAQIPSDPDAAEKSEAMILALGGADNIRTVDPVALTRLRVELTNPTIVDETALQTVGVQGIMRLREDVLHLVTGLNAEQYAAEIAKRLEIKV; from the coding sequence ATGAACATCAAAGCAACCTGGGACAAGGCCTTTGGGCTGCTGCAAAAAATGGGAAAATCCCTCATGCTGCCAGTGTCGGTGCTGCCAGTGGCAGGGTTGCTGCTAGGCCTGGGCAGTGCCCGGCTGATCGAGCTTCAGCAGCTAGAACAGGGCTTGCTCGCCGACTCCAAGTTTTGGTGGCTGCCGGAGTGGCTGGCTACGATCATGAAAAATTCGGGGGATGCCATCTTTGCCAGTCTGCCGCTGATTTTTGCGATCGCCGTCGCGATCGGCTACACCGGCAACGACGGGGTCTCGGCCCTAGCCGCCACTGTAGGGCTGATGGTATTTTTGGCTACCCTGGGCACGGTCGCTCTGGGCTTGGGCCTCGACACTAAGGTGGTGCTGGGCATTCCCACCCTCGATACGGGGGTTTTTGGCGGTTTGATCATGGGCTGTGTCGCGGCCTACCTATTCAACAAGTTCTTTCGCATTAGCCTGCCGCGCTACCTAGGGTTCTTCGCGGGCAAGCGGTTTGTGCCGATTATTACCGCCTTTGCAGCGATTCTTACCGGCCTGGTGATGAGCGTGATCTGGCCGCCGATTCAGCTGGGCATCGACTCTTTTGCCAACGCGGCAGCCACGGGCGACAACGTGTCGCTAACAGTAGCGATCTACGGCTTCATTGAGCGCCTGCTGATTCCCTTTGGCCTTCACCACGTATGGAATGTGCCGTTTTTCTTTCAGATCGGCAGCTTTAACGATCCGATTACTGGGGAGGTGGTGCGGGGTGATATTGCTCGCTTTTTTGCGGGCGACCCCACAGCAGGAATTTTGGGCGGGGCCTATTGGTTTAAGATGTTTGGCCTGCCAGCGGCGGCGATCGCCATTTGGCACAGCGCCAAACCCAAAAACCGTAAGCAGGTGGGCGGTCTCATGATCTCCGGTGCCCTGACGTCTTTTTTGACCGGCATCACTGAGCCGATCGAGTTTTCTTTTCTGTTTGTTGCTCCGCAGCTATTTGCCATCCATGCGGTGCTAGCGGGGTTTGCCGATTGGCTGTTTGTCACCCTGGGCGGGCGCATGGGCTTTACCTTTTCCCATGGGCTGATTGACTTCGTTCTGTTCAACAGTCTAGGGACGAGGGTTTGGCTGATTCCGGCCCTAGCTCCGGCTTTCGTCGCGCTGTATTACTTCATCTTTCGCTTTGCTATTCACCGCTTTAATCTGCTAACCCCAGGCCGCGAAGACAGTGAGGTAGATGATCAGGCAACTGTTGCCCTTACCGGTGACAAAGCTGCTATGGCCAAAGCCCTAGTTCTTGCCTTTGGCGGGCGCAGCAACATTAAAAACCTTGATGCTTGCATTACGCGCCTGCGCATTACGGTGGATGACATGGCCAAGGTCAATGTGCCCCGGCTCAAGGCCTTAGGTGCCTCTGGGGTGTTGCAAATGGGGCAAAATGCCCAGGCTATCTTTGGCCCCCAGTCTGACAACCTCAAGACCGATATGGCCGATTATCTCAAAACGGCTGGTCCCGAAGCAGATGCCGTAGAGGTGCCTACCGAGAGTCTAGAAGACGAAGCGGCTCCCGATCTAGCCCAGATTCCTTCTGACCCCGACGCTGCTGAGAAATCTGAGGCGATGATTCTAGCCCTGGGTGGGGCCGACAATATTCGCACTGTGGACCCTGTTGCCCTGACCCGACTGCGGGTGGAGTTGACCAATCCCACTATCGTTGATGAAACAGCGCTTCAGACGGTGGGCGTTCAGGGCATTATGCGATTGCGTGAGGATGTGCTGCACCTAGTAACGGGCCTCAACGCTGAACAGTACGCAGCCGAAATCGCCAAGCGACTGGAAATCAAGGTGTAG
- a CDS encoding DASH family cryptochrome has product MPTLVWFRNDLRLHDHQPLDEALRVGQPILPLYCFDPRQFGQTNFGFPKTGAYRAQFLLESVADLRRSLRARGSDLVVRVGQPEAIIPDLVKAHKVEAVYWHEEVTTEERRVEQAVEAKLATMGCKATVYWGSTLYHPDNLPFGIDRLPEVFTQFRKQVEQRSTVDRALPTPAQLPPLPTVDPGTLPTLTDLGLAIPSPDSRAVLAFAGGETAGLARLKHYVWEADCLKTYKQTRNGMVGADYSSKLSAWLALGCLSPRQVYETVQTYEAERIRNDSTYWLIFELLWRDYFRFICDKHGDRVFYPSGLRGLLIDWQQDWARFDAWRNGATGFPLVDANMRELAHSGFMSNRGRQNVASFLTKNLGIDWRMGAEWFESLLIDYDPCSNYGNWNYTAGVGNDARGFRYFNIPKQSKDYDPNGLYVKHWLPELREIPAAKVHAPWKLQPVEQKRFGITIGVDYPHPIVDLQKSVAANEKIYQAAREIR; this is encoded by the coding sequence ATGCCCACCCTCGTCTGGTTTCGCAACGACCTTCGCCTTCACGATCACCAGCCGCTGGATGAGGCGTTGCGGGTAGGACAACCCATTTTGCCGCTCTACTGTTTTGACCCGCGTCAGTTTGGTCAAACCAACTTTGGATTTCCTAAGACCGGGGCCTACCGGGCGCAGTTTTTACTAGAAAGCGTGGCCGATTTGCGGCGATCGCTCCGTGCCCGGGGCAGCGATCTGGTGGTGCGAGTAGGCCAGCCCGAAGCGATCATTCCAGACCTGGTGAAGGCGCACAAGGTTGAGGCTGTCTATTGGCACGAAGAGGTCACTACTGAGGAACGGCGGGTAGAGCAGGCGGTGGAGGCTAAGCTGGCGACCATGGGCTGCAAAGCAACGGTGTATTGGGGCTCTACCCTCTATCATCCTGATAACCTGCCCTTTGGCATTGACCGCCTGCCGGAGGTGTTTACCCAGTTTCGCAAGCAGGTCGAGCAGCGCAGCACTGTCGATAGGGCTCTACCCACCCCGGCCCAGCTCCCCCCTCTGCCGACGGTGGACCCTGGCACCCTGCCCACCCTGACGGATTTGGGGTTAGCTATTCCCAGCCCCGACAGCCGCGCCGTGCTCGCCTTTGCGGGTGGCGAGACCGCTGGCTTGGCCCGCCTCAAGCACTACGTCTGGGAAGCCGACTGCCTCAAAACCTATAAACAAACTCGCAACGGCATGGTGGGGGCCGACTATTCATCTAAACTATCGGCCTGGCTGGCGCTGGGCTGTCTGTCGCCCCGCCAGGTATATGAGACAGTGCAGACCTATGAAGCCGAACGCATCCGCAACGACTCGACCTACTGGCTGATTTTTGAACTGCTGTGGCGCGACTACTTTCGCTTCATCTGCGACAAACACGGCGATCGCGTATTTTACCCCTCTGGTCTGCGGGGGTTGCTGATCGATTGGCAGCAAGATTGGGCGCGCTTCGACGCCTGGCGCAACGGTGCCACTGGCTTTCCACTGGTGGATGCGAATATGCGGGAGCTGGCCCACTCTGGGTTTATGTCAAATCGGGGGCGGCAAAATGTGGCCAGTTTTTTGACCAAAAACCTGGGCATTGACTGGCGCATGGGGGCCGAGTGGTTTGAGTCACTGCTGATTGACTACGACCCGTGCAGCAATTATGGCAATTGGAACTACACCGCTGGGGTAGGCAACGACGCGCGTGGCTTTCGCTACTTCAACATTCCTAAGCAATCAAAGGATTACGACCCCAACGGCCTCTATGTAAAACACTGGCTGCCCGAGCTGCGCGAGATTCCTGCCGCCAAAGTGCATGCCCCCTGGAAGCTACAGCCGGTGGAGCAAAAGCGCTTTGGGATCACTATCGGGGTTGACTACCCGCACCCGATAGTGGACCTGCAAAAGTCAGTGGCGGCCAATGAAAAAATTTACCAGGCTGCTCGGGAAATTCGCTAA
- the ptsP gene encoding phosphoenolpyruvate--protein phosphotransferase: protein MASLPDSTLQVSKAEAQALVLVAPLSGQMVPLATVPDPVFAQKMVGDGISIDPISQMLLAPCDGDIVQIHSACHAVTVKTAEGLEILMHIGLDTVALKGEGFSAKVKVGDRVKTGDLLIEFDADYVALNARSLLTQLVVTNSDRVAEFRPATGLVNAARDPVLELVLMGASATNAAATGATVTSQPIVIPNPVGLHARPAAVLVQLAKQYQSTLRLHRGSDSANVRSVVAILGLEVAQGDMVTLEAKGADADAAIAALSEALRSGLGEAGAVAVTAAPASIAQAEISAPAPRPQSDHPNIVLGVAASPGVAVGKTYRQRRQEIHVAETADSPQAEHRQLDSALNQAKLEIESLRAKVHGQGDPSQAAIFAAHQELLEDPELLELAGSAIDRGKSAAFAWQQTYTAQADRLGQLKSELLAQRANDLRDVGDRVLRLLTGVKEERVTLPVNTVLLAEDLTPSDMANLDPAQVVGFATVTGGATSHVAILARAMGLPAIAGIEPRILDLADGTPVILDGTRGRIQLNASVAELEQTRERMARQTAKQAQDLEHAFEPAITSDGRSIEVVANIGSQKEAVASLQVGGEGVGLLRTEFIFMAASAAPSEDEQEVIYADILRVLGDRPMIIRTLDVGGDKPLPYLPMAPEENPFLGERGIRLGFDRPDLMRTQFRAILKASTVGKARVMFPMIARMEELTMAKAVMEEERQKLGVPPIEIGIMVEVPAAAVSAERFAEQVDFFSIGTNDLTQYTLAMDRGHPKLAAYVDALNPSVLRMIDFTVRGADKHGKWVGVCGGMAGDPQAVPILLGLGVKELSVSVPVIPAVKAQVRALSYAQCCELAQRALNLDAATQVRDLVPLEEV, encoded by the coding sequence ATGGCATCCCTTCCAGACTCCACCCTTCAAGTTTCTAAGGCCGAGGCTCAGGCGTTAGTTTTAGTTGCGCCGCTATCGGGGCAGATGGTGCCCCTAGCAACCGTGCCCGATCCGGTGTTTGCCCAGAAAATGGTAGGCGATGGGATTTCTATTGACCCGATTAGCCAAATGCTGCTGGCTCCCTGCGACGGCGATATCGTGCAAATTCACAGTGCCTGCCACGCCGTGACGGTGAAAACCGCTGAGGGCCTTGAAATTTTGATGCACATTGGTCTTGATACGGTGGCGCTGAAGGGCGAGGGCTTTAGCGCCAAGGTGAAGGTAGGAGACAGGGTTAAAACCGGTGACCTGCTAATTGAGTTTGACGCCGACTATGTGGCCCTCAACGCCCGCAGTCTGCTGACTCAACTTGTGGTGACTAACAGCGATCGCGTAGCGGAGTTTCGCCCTGCTACTGGCCTAGTTAACGCCGCCCGCGACCCGGTGCTAGAGCTGGTGCTGATGGGGGCCAGTGCCACCAATGCCGCAGCCACTGGGGCAACGGTCACGTCTCAGCCAATTGTCATTCCCAACCCGGTCGGGCTCCACGCTAGACCGGCGGCAGTGCTGGTGCAGCTAGCGAAGCAATATCAGTCAACTCTGCGCTTGCATCGGGGTAGCGACAGCGCTAACGTGCGTAGCGTAGTGGCAATCCTGGGTTTAGAGGTGGCTCAGGGAGATATGGTCACCCTGGAGGCGAAGGGGGCCGATGCCGATGCGGCGATCGCAGCTCTCTCTGAAGCCCTCCGCAGTGGTCTAGGCGAAGCGGGGGCCGTTGCCGTCACCGCTGCCCCCGCTAGCATTGCCCAAGCCGAGATCTCGGCTCCGGCCCCTCGGCCCCAAAGCGATCACCCCAACATTGTTTTGGGCGTAGCGGCCTCTCCCGGCGTCGCCGTGGGCAAGACCTACCGCCAGCGACGGCAGGAGATTCACGTTGCCGAAACCGCCGACAGCCCCCAGGCCGAGCACCGTCAGCTCGACAGCGCCCTCAACCAGGCCAAGCTCGAAATTGAGAGCCTGCGGGCTAAGGTTCACGGTCAGGGTGACCCTAGCCAGGCGGCTATCTTTGCTGCCCACCAAGAGCTATTAGAGGATCCAGAGCTGCTAGAGCTTGCCGGTAGCGCCATCGACCGGGGCAAGAGTGCCGCCTTTGCCTGGCAGCAGACCTATACCGCCCAGGCCGATCGCCTGGGGCAACTCAAGAGTGAGCTACTAGCCCAGCGGGCCAATGATCTGCGGGATGTAGGCGATCGCGTGCTGCGACTGCTTACCGGGGTCAAAGAAGAGAGGGTGACCTTGCCCGTCAACACGGTCTTGCTAGCCGAAGACCTCACCCCCTCAGACATGGCCAATCTTGACCCTGCCCAAGTCGTGGGCTTCGCCACAGTGACCGGGGGAGCCACCTCCCACGTGGCGATTTTGGCGCGAGCCATGGGTCTGCCTGCGATCGCCGGGATCGAACCCCGCATTTTAGACCTCGCCGACGGCACCCCCGTAATTCTCGACGGCACCAGGGGCCGCATCCAGCTCAACGCTTCAGTGGCCGAACTCGAGCAAACCCGAGAGCGTATGGCCCGCCAGACGGCCAAACAGGCCCAAGACCTAGAGCACGCCTTTGAACCTGCAATCACCAGCGATGGGCGATCGATCGAGGTGGTGGCCAACATCGGTAGTCAGAAAGAGGCAGTAGCTTCCCTGCAGGTGGGCGGCGAAGGGGTTGGCCTGTTGCGAACAGAATTTATCTTTATGGCGGCGAGCGCTGCGCCTAGCGAAGACGAGCAGGAGGTCATCTACGCCGACATTCTGCGAGTACTGGGCGATCGCCCCATGATCATCCGCACCTTAGATGTGGGCGGCGATAAGCCCCTGCCTTACTTGCCCATGGCTCCTGAAGAGAATCCCTTTTTAGGGGAACGGGGCATTCGCCTGGGCTTTGACCGGCCAGACTTGATGCGTACTCAGTTTCGCGCCATTCTCAAGGCCAGCACGGTGGGCAAAGCGCGGGTGATGTTCCCGATGATCGCCCGTATGGAAGAACTCACCATGGCCAAAGCGGTGATGGAAGAAGAGCGCCAGAAGCTGGGGGTGCCCCCCATTGAGATCGGCATCATGGTCGAAGTGCCCGCCGCCGCCGTGTCTGCCGAGCGCTTTGCCGAGCAGGTCGACTTCTTCTCGATCGGCACCAACGACCTGACCCAGTACACCCTGGCGATGGATCGCGGTCACCCCAAGCTGGCTGCCTACGTCGATGCTCTGAACCCCAGCGTGCTGCGGATGATCGATTTCACCGTGCGTGGGGCCGACAAGCACGGCAAGTGGGTGGGCGTCTGCGGTGGCATGGCGGGCGACCCCCAAGCGGTCCCCATTCTGCTGGGATTGGGCGTAAAAGAACTGAGCGTCAGCGTGCCGGTGATTCCAGCGGTAAAAGCCCAGGTGCGGGCCTTGAGCTATGCCCAGTGTTGTGAGTTGGCCCAGCGGGCGCTGAATTTGGATGCGGCGACCCAGGTGCGCGACCTGGTGCCCCTGGAGGAGGTGTAA
- a CDS encoding nuclease A inhibitor family protein — protein sequence MELKPEHYELTIALSAMEAAMAGLWYPSESDALVSLVIYADPLPTTEALAQKLAAGDDSLQIQPAEAFFRPVLNNPYWASEQGGHLAQKFASLRDVLETHLEDLHSIRIGTVNVTLYLLGRHPSGCYLGVCTHVTET from the coding sequence ATGGAACTGAAGCCTGAACACTACGAGTTGACGATCGCCCTATCAGCCATGGAGGCAGCGATGGCTGGCCTCTGGTACCCCAGCGAAAGCGATGCTCTCGTATCGCTGGTGATCTATGCCGACCCCCTGCCCACCACCGAGGCCCTGGCCCAAAAACTGGCGGCTGGAGATGACAGCCTGCAAATTCAACCGGCTGAGGCCTTCTTTCGGCCTGTGCTCAACAACCCCTACTGGGCCAGCGAACAGGGAGGGCACCTAGCCCAAAAATTTGCCAGTCTTCGAGATGTGCTAGAAACTCACCTGGAGGATCTTCACAGCATTCGCATCGGCACAGTAAATGTGACTCTGTACCTGCTGGGTCGGCACCCTAGCGGCTGCTATTTGGGCGTCTGCACCCACGTGACTGAGACCTAA
- a CDS encoding peroxiredoxin — translation MAIKVGDSAPDFTLPNQANEPVALSSFRGQKAVVLYFYPKDDTPGCTVESCSFRDSYEDFLAAGAEVIGISSDSPDSHRAFASKHNLPFTLVSDSGSAVRKAYGVPATLGLLPGRVTYVIDKDGIVRHIFNSQFNPKGHVNEAMGILKGLQTA, via the coding sequence ATGGCAATTAAAGTAGGCGACAGCGCCCCAGATTTTACGTTGCCCAACCAGGCTAATGAACCGGTTGCCCTCAGCAGTTTTCGGGGGCAAAAGGCCGTGGTGCTGTATTTCTACCCCAAAGATGACACCCCCGGCTGCACGGTAGAATCGTGCTCCTTTCGCGATAGTTACGAAGATTTTTTGGCGGCGGGTGCTGAGGTGATTGGCATCAGCAGCGACTCCCCCGACTCGCACCGGGCCTTTGCCAGTAAGCACAACCTGCCCTTTACCCTCGTGAGCGACAGCGGTTCAGCGGTGCGCAAGGCCTACGGGGTGCCTGCCACCCTCGGTCTGCTGCCGGGGCGAGTCACCTATGTGATCGACAAAGACGGCATTGTGCGGCATATTTTTAACTCTCAGTTCAACCCCAAGGGCCACGTTAACGAGGCCATGGGCATTCTTAAGGGTTTGCAAACCGCTTGA
- a CDS encoding OFA family MFS transporter translates to MAITSPGPALTLFGLPAERGRWLLIPLGIAVLLCLGTLYAWSIFRKPLEADLGISATESLLPYTVALVFYAALMPIAGFYIPRLGPRLVAALGGVVVGVGYVLASFATQIGTLTLAYGVVAGTGVGITYGVPMAVVARWFPERKGLAVGATIVGFGLSPLVTAPLANGLIAEVGVRLTLRILGLVFTAVILAIATTLKFPPRDWQPTLDLRPQDDSVTPQRYPTRLLGNRTFYGLWICYAIGALVGLSAIGISSPVGEEIIQLDPALAASSVALFALFNGLSRPLFGWLSDRFRPHHIAIASYSLIIIACILMANAGPGQVVTYLVAFCLFWFCLGGWLAMAPALTLRLFNPDQYAQNYGIVFTAYGVGALIGTLSAGQIRDWFGSYTYAFYPMAGLAVVGMAIATTLLRPSSFSVKDSG, encoded by the coding sequence ATGGCTATTACCTCCCCTGGCCCAGCCCTGACCCTGTTTGGACTCCCCGCTGAGCGGGGTCGCTGGCTACTCATTCCCTTGGGCATTGCGGTGCTGCTCTGTTTGGGCACCCTGTACGCCTGGAGCATTTTTAGAAAACCCCTAGAGGCCGATCTGGGCATTAGTGCGACCGAAAGCCTACTGCCCTATACCGTGGCCCTGGTGTTCTACGCGGCGCTGATGCCGATCGCCGGTTTTTATATCCCTCGCCTAGGGCCTCGACTGGTAGCGGCCTTGGGTGGGGTGGTGGTAGGGGTAGGCTATGTCTTGGCCAGTTTTGCCACCCAGATTGGCACCTTGACTCTGGCCTACGGGGTAGTAGCGGGCACCGGGGTGGGCATTACCTACGGCGTGCCGATGGCGGTAGTGGCCCGGTGGTTTCCTGAGCGCAAAGGGCTAGCGGTAGGGGCCACCATTGTTGGCTTTGGCCTGTCGCCCCTGGTGACGGCCCCCCTGGCCAACGGATTGATCGCAGAGGTTGGGGTGCGGCTAACGCTGCGCATTTTGGGACTGGTGTTTACGGCGGTGATTTTGGCGATCGCCACTACCCTCAAGTTTCCACCCCGCGACTGGCAACCCACCTTGGATCTGCGACCCCAGGACGACAGCGTTACCCCCCAGCGCTACCCCACCCGACTGCTGGGCAACCGCACCTTCTACGGGCTGTGGATCTGCTACGCCATTGGGGCGCTGGTGGGACTGAGTGCCATCGGCATCTCCAGCCCGGTGGGAGAAGAAATTATTCAGCTCGACCCCGCCCTGGCAGCCAGCAGTGTAGCCCTGTTTGCCCTGTTCAATGGGCTCAGCCGACCGCTGTTTGGCTGGCTGAGCGATCGCTTTCGGCCCCACCACATAGCGATCGCCTCCTACAGTTTGATCATCATCGCCTGCATTCTGATGGCCAATGCCGGGCCGGGCCAGGTGGTCACCTACCTGGTAGCCTTTTGCCTGTTTTGGTTTTGCCTGGGGGGCTGGCTGGCCATGGCCCCCGCCCTTACCCTCCGCCTGTTTAACCCCGACCAATACGCCCAAAACTACGGCATTGTGTTTACCGCCTACGGGGTGGGGGCTTTAATCGGCACCCTCAGCGCCGGTCAAATTCGCGACTGGTTTGGCAGCTATACCTACGCCTTTTATCCCATGGCGGGGCTAGCGGTGGTGGGCATGGCGATCGCCACCACTCTGCTCAGGCCCAGCAGCTTCAGCGTTAAAGACTCTGGTTGA
- a CDS encoding ABC transporter permease, whose translation MAQSSTPRRLQTSPWDRLVAFATSETVLYVVKRILQAALTLLLASALSFFVIQLAPGNFLDQYRQSPQFSPETLAQLEAQFGLDQPVWRQYLNWLYQALFRGNFGLSFAYQRPVVDLLWERVPNTLLLSFAAIVVTWVIALPMGVIGAVNQNRFLDKALRVMSYMGQGMPTIVTGLLLLFFAQSVAPLFPIGGRTSIIHDDLNWFGRILDVGWHLILPTLALSITSFAGLQRITRGQLLDVLRQNYIQTARAKGLSENRVVYIHALRNAVNPLITLLGFEFASLLGGAFITETYFNWPGLGKLILEAVQAQDLYLVMASLMMGAVMLIIGNLLADLALSFVDPRIRLSDMN comes from the coding sequence ATGGCTCAGTCTTCTACTCCCCGCCGCCTGCAAACTAGCCCTTGGGATCGTCTGGTAGCCTTTGCCACCAGCGAAACCGTGCTCTACGTGGTCAAGCGCATCTTGCAGGCGGCCTTGACCCTGTTGTTGGCATCCGCCCTGAGCTTTTTCGTGATTCAGCTGGCACCGGGAAATTTTCTCGACCAATATCGTCAAAGTCCCCAGTTCTCACCCGAGACCCTGGCCCAGCTTGAGGCGCAGTTTGGGCTCGACCAACCGGTGTGGCGGCAGTACCTGAACTGGCTCTACCAAGCTCTGTTTCGGGGAAACTTCGGCCTGAGTTTTGCCTACCAGCGCCCGGTGGTCGACCTGCTATGGGAGCGAGTGCCCAACACGCTGCTCCTCTCCTTTGCCGCGATCGTCGTAACCTGGGTCATTGCGCTACCCATGGGTGTGATCGGAGCCGTCAATCAAAATCGCTTTCTCGACAAAGCCCTGCGGGTGATGAGCTACATGGGCCAGGGCATGCCTACCATTGTTACCGGCCTGTTGCTGCTGTTTTTTGCCCAGAGCGTTGCCCCGCTGTTCCCCATCGGCGGACGTACCAGCATCATCCACGATGACCTCAACTGGTTTGGCCGCATTCTCGATGTGGGCTGGCACCTAATTTTGCCAACCTTGGCCCTGAGCATTACTAGCTTTGCCGGGCTTCAGCGCATTACCCGAGGTCAGCTACTGGATGTGCTGCGGCAAAATTACATTCAAACCGCCCGTGCTAAAGGGCTGTCTGAGAATCGAGTGGTGTACATTCACGCCCTGAGAAACGCCGTCAACCCCCTCATTACTCTGCTGGGGTTTGAGTTTGCCAGCCTGCTGGGGGGCGCGTTTATCACCGAGACTTACTTCAACTGGCCTGGCCTAGGAAAGCTAATTCTTGAAGCGGTGCAGGCCCAAGACTTGTATCTGGTCATGGCCAGCCTGATGATGGGGGCGGTGATGCTAATTATTGGCAATTTGCTGGCCGATTTGGCCCTCAGTTTTGTCGATCCTCGCATTCGTCTATCTGATATGAACTAG
- a CDS encoding bifunctional sterol desaturase/short chain dehydrogenase has translation MPLETLVLQGLWGAIAIVIAEVIRDVYHVVSHYWTPLMRLHNWHHRAYKKDFTPVSPTLYRQAQLYNDAPEAIVMVAALAGLALATGIYGLWLGVAYSVSFLAAAIARSQGWWLATDLTHEPGELTTIPGNWRVNRTYHWRHHFDDTNAYFAGYFTGLDKLMGTAVSLKGKTVAVTGASGTLGRALVQELTRQKARPIALTTSSQATFEDGVPCWQWQPGAEADLREALKKVDILVINHGLNVHGDRTASAIDISLDANALSGYRLMEVFFSTVETSPQRANKEVWVNTSEAEVSPAFSPLYEVSKRLMGDIVSLRRLDAPCVVRKVILGPFKSNLNPIGVMSADWVAWAVVALAKRNVRNIIVTINPLTYLAFPIKELSQGIYFRLFTRSSQN, from the coding sequence ATGCCGCTTGAAACGCTTGTTTTGCAGGGGTTGTGGGGTGCGATCGCCATTGTGATCGCCGAGGTTATACGAGATGTGTACCATGTGGTTAGCCACTACTGGACGCCCCTAATGCGGCTGCACAACTGGCATCACCGGGCTTACAAAAAAGACTTTACCCCTGTGAGCCCAACCCTGTACCGCCAGGCTCAGCTTTATAATGATGCTCCAGAGGCCATCGTCATGGTTGCGGCCTTGGCGGGGTTGGCCCTGGCTACCGGCATCTATGGTCTATGGCTGGGGGTGGCTTACAGCGTAAGTTTTTTGGCTGCGGCGATCGCTCGTTCCCAAGGCTGGTGGCTAGCTACCGATCTCACCCACGAACCTGGCGAACTCACCACGATTCCTGGCAATTGGCGGGTCAATCGCACCTACCACTGGCGGCACCATTTCGACGACACCAACGCCTACTTTGCCGGCTACTTTACCGGACTGGACAAGCTCATGGGCACAGCTGTTTCGCTAAAGGGTAAAACCGTAGCCGTGACAGGTGCGTCGGGCACCCTGGGCCGAGCCCTGGTGCAAGAACTCACCCGTCAGAAGGCCCGTCCGATCGCCCTAACGACCTCCTCCCAGGCCACCTTTGAAGACGGCGTTCCCTGCTGGCAGTGGCAGCCAGGAGCCGAGGCTGACCTCCGCGAAGCCCTCAAAAAGGTAGACATTCTGGTGATTAATCATGGCTTGAATGTGCACGGCGATCGCACGGCCTCGGCCATTGACATCTCCCTAGACGCCAATGCTCTCTCCGGCTACCGGCTGATGGAGGTGTTTTTTAGCACGGTAGAAACTTCGCCTCAGCGGGCCAATAAAGAAGTGTGGGTCAATACTTCTGAGGCGGAGGTCAGCCCGGCCTTTAGCCCGCTGTACGAGGTCTCGAAGCGACTGATGGGCGATATTGTTAGCCTGCGGCGGCTGGATGCCCCCTGCGTGGTGCGCAAAGTAATTTTGGGGCCGTTTAAGAGCAACCTCAACCCAATTGGGGTGATGTCTGCTGACTGGGTCGCCTGGGCGGTCGTAGCACTGGCTAAGCGCAACGTGCGCAATATCATTGTCACCATTAACCCGCTGACCTATCTAGCTTTTCCCATCAAAGAACTGAGCCAGGGAATTTATTTCAGGCTCTTTACTCGCTCTAGCCAGAACTGA